The Ignavibacteria bacterium genome contains a region encoding:
- a CDS encoding amino acid adenylation domain-containing protein, giving the protein MDNIKERITELSPEKLALLIKKLKKDKSPSDDAITHRRSIDDEYPMSSEQKGIWFLQQLNPESTFYNIPAAVRIKGRLNTQALLGALKTIIQRHEVLRANFILRDDEPRQKIRNFDHNTLEIPLLEYSGNLAPQALIDEAISEEKNRKFNLAEDSLFRIKLLSIQKDDHVLLLTFHHIISDGWSIGIFIKELSLLYRSYSLNKEPELEELPIQYSDYACWQQDYLKSSRHEKALLYWKEQLNSMPAEISLPLDKKRPQEQSFSGLHYTFFVSSELQSLISQECRAHNINPFVFFLTAYEILLHRYSNQQEFGIGVPVANRSKLRTQESIGLFTNTVVIKAELSKSPTVLDLLQRTKSTVLDAFEYQECPFERVVNALQPEHNSGISPLFQAVFDFQNRPLYSLGLPDLDVQMIDFERGTSKYDLTLSIEEGTDNYKCIFEYSTDLFLEDSIKGMSGNYLNILKYMTENVSKSACDFQMLPEHELNRILCEWNKTGNPYPREETFHHMFELQAAKTPKRTAVVFENNRLTFGELNRRANRLAHILISRGVGPESLVCLFMERSVDIMVAIFAILKAGGAYLPLDINSPIQRIRMILDDVKDPIILTQKSLKGRLENEEANLLCIDEIDEDPDEADYSNPAPKASPQNLAYVIYTSGSTGRPKGAMITHRSIVNLVHALEKNIYLKALDLRIENKIMSGVMNPGRRAKKPLKLMMNSSLIFDASIQQMILITKGHCIYILPDEIRRDGRAFVSYIRKHRIDVLDCVPSQLTMLLESGLLEENKYCPFLILPGGEAISSNVWKELAKARKTEIFNMYGPTETTVEVTAAHVNRSESQPLIGRPLNNVRLYVLDQYFNPQPIGVTGELFIAGECLGRGYLNRPEITAEKFIPDPFANTPGERIYRTGDLVRFTHTGDLEYMGRTDTQVKIRGFRIELGEIESAINELPGVKESLVIVREDAINDRRLTAYLIPKNKEVFSPESIKQMLRGKLPEYMIPSYLITLDEFPLMPSGKIDKKMLPAPKPEHSAFVHEFIAPSNPLECELVKICENVLSIKNIGMKDNFFELGGDSVKAAIFINRIRSGFRENIPVKAVFENPSLLELSSYLLKSYPGKFLNKGGSSPSSIKKAPRRGMTPLSYTQERMWFLEELEPGKAVYNLPVMFRIEGELDTYLLEKSLDKIISRHEVLRLSFSNIDGKARASVTPEIKIKCGITDISRLPEDKQNDLIGKISEEESVQAIPLNKAPLFRIRLLALSVKEYILIAVFHHIIMDEWSSRLLLRELSEIYNSLNSGRKPALPKLKIQYTDYAFWQREYLKGENLHRQLSYWKDKLSGIPLSLELPFDHPRPPIQTYRGDYISLDLNPELVKALRDFNRQSGVTLFMTMLSCFQVLLYRLSGQMDIVIGTPVANRSKEELEALIGFFVNTLVLRCRISRNMKFLDLLKETTESSLEAFTYQELPFEMLVDALQPERTLSHSPLFQVMFAMQNMPLTDYELAPGIRIIPHEIKLNTSEFDLTLFIAEKSDESISMAFEYNTDLFEKETIEMFFRNFENILKSVTDSPETKIKDILLLSAEEEKETLECLIDGNTPKKSKYTELSSLLLKEESTKKVLSLWNRLDKKELDGTAQFFHRLFEEQALSSPDRIAVVSENESLTFGGLNRRANLLARYLIKKGASPDDIIGILLGRKTDLITSILAVMKSGAGYLPLDPVYPKGRIEYILKDAGVRFLITEEELTEGLQGLRSEIICIDKQWNEISKENAGSPEVRLLPENIAYVIYTSGSTGKPKGSIVQHSSLSNYCRLIAEAYSSYFATGPVNVIMNTTVMFDASIAQMIFMLYGNTLYIPPESLRHDSIALIDYIIKNKISVLDSVPVQLKAFISGGLFSRTEWSPSLVISGGEALDESTWKELCLIDKCDFFNCYGPTECTVDSSICRVRDYPNKPTIGKPPLNVEACILDGSLNLIPIGAVGELCIGGISVGRGYLNNPGLTAEKFVPAPMSMTPGERLYRTGDMARFNPDGTIEFLGRLDNQVKLRGFRIELGEIEQVLMQHPDVKDAVVLLKERKEGPGCLISYITLRDYQHELSGKTSSGEIKEFLKGQLPDYMIPPSIVILKEMPLGPNGKIDRRALPEPEIESLPEEETAPKTQNEQILLEVWKEVLGLKTISLRDNFFEIGGDSILAIQVVAKANQKGLKILTKHIFQYPDIFQLSRAALENALPGKEIVKGKDFPLTPIQRWFFEQNFPQKNHWNQSVLLEVNAKLEIDDLNKIFSVLIHHHDAFGLKFTPSGDGTPGWTQYYPENLNEPEVHKFNLGEILTPEIPSAIRKISSSLQSELNIESGPLTRIAYFDLGENRNARLLIVVHHLIIDGISWRIILKDLETLFGQLKAGLEMKLPEKTASYQEWSLGLQEYAADPKVRKDLDYWTAIRKKPLRKLPLDFKHNENLEASSDALTTIYDKSQTSQLLNEINAKYHTKTNEILLSALLLTFAEWSGQNSLLLDLEGHGREDTGNNLDVSYTVGWFTSVFPVCLETMNPGDIGLTICSVKEELRNIPQNGFSCQLLQNDVERELSSENKILQAPEIIFNYLGQFDQLKSQSTIFEIAAEDKGIERGLKNKRSHLLEISALIVDGSLNVQWNYSGKHHRKETIQTLSGIFLSSVTRIISHCLSKENGTYTPSDFQDVKLNTGELKDILSEINGIGDE; this is encoded by the coding sequence ATGGATAATATAAAAGAAAGAATTACTGAACTTTCTCCTGAAAAACTGGCTCTCCTTATAAAAAAATTAAAGAAGGACAAATCTCCTTCCGACGACGCGATTACTCATAGAAGAAGTATCGATGATGAATATCCAATGTCTTCTGAACAAAAGGGGATCTGGTTTCTTCAGCAGCTGAATCCTGAGAGTACTTTCTACAATATACCGGCTGCAGTAAGAATTAAAGGCCGCCTGAACACTCAGGCCCTGCTTGGAGCCTTGAAAACAATAATTCAGCGCCATGAAGTGCTGCGTGCAAATTTTATTCTTCGCGACGATGAACCCCGACAGAAAATCCGTAACTTTGATCATAACACACTTGAAATTCCGCTCCTGGAATACTCAGGCAATTTAGCACCTCAGGCACTAATTGATGAAGCCATTTCAGAAGAAAAGAACAGAAAATTTAATTTGGCGGAAGACAGCCTCTTCCGTATAAAACTGCTCAGTATCCAAAAAGATGATCACGTGCTGTTACTGACATTCCACCACATCATCTCCGACGGCTGGTCTATAGGCATTTTTATAAAAGAGCTTTCACTGCTCTACAGGTCATACTCTTTGAATAAAGAGCCGGAATTGGAGGAATTGCCCATCCAGTATTCAGATTATGCCTGCTGGCAGCAGGATTACCTAAAAAGCTCAAGGCATGAAAAGGCACTTTTATACTGGAAGGAACAATTAAATAGTATGCCGGCTGAAATCAGCCTGCCTCTGGACAAAAAGCGGCCGCAGGAACAAAGCTTTTCAGGCCTGCACTATACATTTTTCGTTAGCTCAGAACTTCAAAGCCTCATCAGTCAGGAGTGCCGGGCGCATAACATTAACCCGTTCGTATTCTTTTTAACTGCCTATGAGATCCTCCTGCATAGATATTCAAACCAGCAGGAATTCGGCATCGGAGTCCCTGTAGCCAACAGATCGAAACTCCGGACGCAGGAATCTATTGGCCTGTTTACCAATACAGTGGTTATAAAGGCGGAGCTCTCAAAAAGCCCAACTGTTCTGGACCTCCTTCAAAGGACAAAAAGCACTGTCCTGGATGCTTTTGAATATCAGGAATGCCCATTTGAAAGGGTTGTAAATGCCCTTCAGCCTGAACACAACTCCGGCATTAGCCCTTTGTTCCAGGCGGTCTTCGATTTCCAGAACCGCCCTCTCTATTCTCTCGGGCTGCCAGATCTTGATGTCCAAATGATTGACTTTGAAAGGGGTACCTCAAAATACGACCTCACGCTTTCAATTGAAGAGGGGACGGATAACTATAAATGCATATTTGAATATTCTACGGATCTCTTCCTGGAAGATAGCATAAAAGGAATGTCCGGAAATTATCTGAACATCCTGAAGTATATGACGGAAAACGTAAGCAAATCCGCCTGCGATTTTCAGATGCTCCCGGAGCATGAATTAAACCGCATACTCTGTGAGTGGAACAAAACGGGTAATCCCTATCCCAGGGAAGAAACTTTCCACCATATGTTTGAACTCCAGGCCGCAAAGACACCTAAAAGAACGGCAGTGGTTTTTGAAAATAACAGGCTCACATTCGGGGAATTAAACCGCAGGGCCAACCGCCTGGCACACATCCTCATTTCCAGGGGAGTCGGACCCGAAAGCCTTGTCTGCCTCTTTATGGAAAGATCGGTAGATATTATGGTCGCAATTTTCGCAATCCTAAAGGCCGGGGGAGCATACCTTCCTCTGGACATCAACTCTCCTATCCAGCGCATCAGAATGATTCTGGACGATGTAAAGGATCCCATAATACTGACACAGAAAAGCCTGAAGGGAAGGCTTGAAAATGAGGAGGCAAATCTCCTCTGCATAGATGAAATAGATGAGGACCCTGATGAGGCTGATTACTCTAACCCTGCTCCAAAAGCATCCCCTCAGAATCTCGCCTACGTAATCTATACTTCAGGCTCAACCGGCAGGCCTAAAGGAGCAATGATTACGCACCGGTCAATAGTAAACCTTGTGCATGCTCTTGAAAAAAATATATACTTAAAGGCCCTGGACTTAAGAATCGAGAACAAAATAATGTCAGGAGTCATGAATCCCGGGAGGCGGGCAAAGAAACCTCTGAAACTCATGATGAATTCCTCCCTGATATTCGATGCATCTATTCAGCAGATGATCTTGATTACAAAAGGACACTGCATATATATTCTCCCGGATGAAATAAGACGCGACGGGCGTGCATTTGTAAGCTATATAAGAAAACATAGAATCGATGTCCTCGACTGCGTCCCTTCACAGCTTACAATGCTGCTTGAAAGCGGACTTCTGGAAGAAAATAAATATTGTCCTTTCCTAATCCTCCCGGGCGGGGAAGCGATCAGCTCCAATGTCTGGAAAGAGCTTGCAAAAGCCCGTAAAACTGAAATCTTCAATATGTACGGCCCTACTGAAACTACAGTTGAAGTAACTGCAGCCCACGTCAACCGTTCGGAAAGCCAGCCCTTAATCGGAAGACCATTAAATAACGTCCGCCTTTATGTCCTCGATCAGTATTTTAATCCGCAGCCAATAGGCGTAACAGGGGAGCTCTTTATTGCGGGTGAATGCTTGGGAAGAGGATACCTTAACAGGCCTGAAATCACGGCTGAAAAATTTATACCCGATCCCTTCGCAAATACACCGGGTGAAAGGATCTACAGAACAGGCGACCTTGTGCGCTTTACGCATACAGGGGACCTGGAATATATGGGGCGCACCGATACACAGGTTAAAATCAGGGGCTTTAGAATTGAACTGGGTGAAATTGAATCTGCAATAAATGAGCTCCCGGGCGTTAAGGAATCTCTTGTAATTGTCCGCGAGGATGCAATAAACGACAGGAGGCTTACGGCTTACCTGATCCCAAAAAATAAAGAGGTCTTTTCTCCAGAGTCAATAAAACAGATGCTGAGGGGGAAACTTCCGGAATATATGATCCCGTCTTATCTCATTACTCTCGATGAGTTCCCTCTCATGCCTTCAGGAAAAATTGATAAGAAAATGCTTCCCGCTCCCAAGCCTGAGCACTCTGCGTTTGTCCATGAGTTCATTGCCCCTTCAAATCCCCTGGAGTGTGAACTGGTTAAGATATGCGAAAATGTCCTCAGCATAAAAAATATAGGAATGAAGGATAATTTCTTTGAACTTGGAGGCGATTCGGTTAAAGCCGCAATATTTATAAACAGGATCCGCTCCGGATTCAGGGAAAATATTCCTGTTAAGGCTGTCTTTGAGAATCCTTCGCTGCTTGAACTGTCTTCTTATCTCTTAAAATCCTATCCCGGTAAATTTTTAAACAAAGGGGGCTCTTCACCTTCTTCAATTAAAAAGGCACCCCGCAGGGGGATGACTCCTCTGTCATATACACAGGAAAGGATGTGGTTCCTGGAAGAGCTGGAACCGGGTAAGGCAGTTTATAACCTCCCTGTAATGTTCAGGATCGAAGGAGAACTCGATACATACCTGCTTGAAAAAAGCCTTGACAAAATTATCAGCCGCCATGAAGTGCTAAGACTCTCCTTTTCAAATATTGACGGGAAAGCAAGAGCCAGTGTGACTCCGGAAATAAAAATTAAATGCGGCATTACGGACATAAGCAGGCTGCCAGAGGATAAGCAGAATGACTTAATCGGAAAAATTTCTGAAGAAGAATCTGTGCAGGCTATCCCACTAAACAAGGCACCTCTTTTTAGGATCCGTCTATTGGCTTTGTCGGTAAAAGAATACATACTTATTGCCGTCTTTCACCATATTATTATGGACGAGTGGTCTTCCAGGCTGCTTCTAAGAGAATTGTCGGAGATTTATAATTCGCTTAATTCCGGAAGAAAACCCGCTCTGCCTAAACTTAAGATACAGTACACAGATTATGCCTTCTGGCAGAGGGAGTACCTAAAGGGTGAAAACCTCCATAGACAGCTTTCATACTGGAAAGATAAGCTCTCAGGCATCCCGCTTTCACTTGAACTCCCATTTGACCACCCGAGACCCCCAATTCAGACATACAGGGGAGACTACATAAGTCTGGACCTAAATCCTGAACTGGTAAAAGCCCTAAGAGACTTCAACAGGCAAAGTGGTGTGACACTGTTTATGACCATGCTCTCATGCTTCCAGGTGCTGCTCTACAGGCTGAGTGGGCAAATGGACATCGTAATCGGCACACCCGTAGCAAATAGGAGTAAAGAGGAACTTGAGGCTCTCATTGGATTTTTTGTCAATACACTCGTCTTAAGATGCAGAATTAGCAGGAATATGAAGTTCCTTGATCTCTTAAAAGAAACAACAGAATCATCCCTCGAGGCCTTTACATACCAGGAGCTCCCATTTGAAATGCTCGTTGATGCTCTTCAGCCCGAAAGGACACTCAGCCATTCACCCCTGTTCCAGGTCATGTTTGCAATGCAGAATATGCCTTTAACAGATTATGAACTTGCACCCGGCATAAGAATTATTCCGCATGAAATTAAATTAAATACTTCAGAATTTGACCTCACTCTTTTTATCGCTGAAAAGTCGGACGAGAGCATTTCCATGGCTTTTGAATACAACACGGACCTCTTTGAAAAAGAGACAATTGAAATGTTCTTCCGGAATTTTGAAAACATATTGAAGAGCGTAACAGATAGTCCTGAAACTAAGATCAAAGACATCTTGCTCTTAAGCGCGGAAGAGGAGAAAGAAACTTTAGAGTGCCTGATAGATGGGAATACCCCAAAGAAAAGTAAGTACACTGAGCTCTCTTCCTTGCTCCTTAAAGAGGAGTCAACTAAAAAAGTCCTGAGCCTTTGGAACAGGCTCGACAAAAAGGAATTAGATGGCACAGCACAGTTCTTCCACAGGCTCTTTGAAGAGCAGGCCCTCAGTTCTCCAGATAGAATTGCCGTGGTCTCAGAAAATGAAAGCCTTACTTTCGGTGGACTCAACAGAAGAGCCAACCTGCTTGCCCGCTATCTGATTAAAAAAGGAGCCTCTCCAGATGATATAATTGGAATCCTGCTTGGAAGGAAAACAGACCTTATTACTTCAATCCTTGCTGTCATGAAGTCAGGAGCAGGATACCTGCCGCTCGACCCAGTGTACCCCAAAGGCAGAATAGAATACATACTTAAGGATGCAGGCGTCAGATTCCTTATTACTGAGGAAGAACTGACAGAAGGGCTCCAAGGCCTGCGCTCTGAGATTATTTGCATCGATAAACAGTGGAATGAGATATCAAAGGAAAACGCCGGCTCTCCTGAGGTCAGACTGTTGCCGGAAAACATTGCGTATGTCATCTATACCTCGGGATCCACCGGTAAACCCAAGGGATCAATTGTCCAGCATTCATCCCTGTCTAATTATTGCAGGCTTATAGCTGAGGCTTATTCCTCATACTTCGCTACTGGACCTGTAAATGTAATTATGAATACAACTGTAATGTTCGATGCCTCCATAGCGCAGATGATTTTTATGCTCTATGGAAATACTCTCTATATACCGCCTGAGAGCCTGAGACACGACAGCATTGCGCTTATTGATTACATTATAAAAAATAAAATAAGCGTACTCGACTCTGTCCCCGTACAGCTGAAAGCATTTATCTCAGGAGGACTTTTTAGTAGAACAGAGTGGAGTCCATCTCTTGTAATTTCAGGAGGTGAGGCATTGGATGAATCCACATGGAAAGAACTGTGCCTTATAGATAAATGCGATTTCTTCAACTGCTATGGCCCTACAGAGTGCACTGTGGATTCATCAATTTGCCGTGTCCGCGACTATCCCAATAAACCCACAATCGGAAAACCTCCGCTTAACGTGGAAGCCTGCATTCTCGACGGCAGCTTAAACCTCATACCCATTGGAGCCGTAGGGGAACTATGCATTGGAGGAATTTCCGTCGGAAGGGGATACCTTAATAACCCCGGGCTTACGGCGGAAAAATTTGTCCCCGCGCCCATGAGCATGACTCCCGGAGAAAGACTCTACAGGACCGGGGACATGGCAAGGTTTAATCCTGATGGTACAATTGAATTCCTCGGAAGGCTCGACAACCAGGTTAAGCTCAGGGGCTTCAGAATCGAACTCGGTGAAATTGAACAGGTCCTCATGCAGCACCCGGATGTAAAGGATGCGGTCGTCCTCCTGAAGGAAAGAAAGGAAGGCCCCGGATGCCTCATTTCTTACATTACACTCAGGGATTATCAGCATGAGCTGTCAGGTAAAACCAGTAGCGGTGAAATTAAGGAATTCTTAAAAGGCCAGCTCCCGGACTATATGATCCCTCCTTCAATTGTCATCCTGAAGGAGATGCCGCTTGGACCTAACGGCAAAATAGACCGCAGGGCATTGCCTGAACCAGAAATTGAAAGCCTCCCAGAGGAGGAAACCGCTCCCAAAACTCAAAATGAGCAAATACTGCTTGAGGTCTGGAAGGAGGTCCTGGGACTTAAAACAATTTCACTGCGTGATAACTTCTTTGAAATTGGCGGCGACTCCATACTCGCTATCCAGGTAGTGGCTAAGGCAAACCAGAAAGGACTAAAAATCCTGACAAAACATATCTTTCAGTACCCTGATATCTTTCAGCTGAGCCGTGCTGCCCTGGAAAATGCTCTCCCGGGTAAAGAAATTGTTAAAGGGAAAGATTTCCCCCTGACACCAATTCAAAGGTGGTTCTTTGAACAGAATTTCCCGCAGAAAAACCACTGGAATCAGTCTGTCCTTTTGGAAGTAAATGCAAAGCTGGAAATTGATGACCTGAATAAGATTTTCAGTGTTTTAATACACCATCACGATGCCTTTGGCTTAAAATTCACCCCCTCAGGTGACGGAACCCCGGGCTGGACACAGTATTACCCGGAAAACCTCAATGAGCCTGAAGTCCACAAGTTTAATCTTGGTGAAATTCTTACTCCTGAAATCCCTTCTGCCATCAGGAAGATTTCTTCATCCCTTCAGTCTGAACTGAATATAGAATCGGGCCCGCTCACAAGAATTGCATATTTTGACCTGGGGGAAAACAGGAATGCTAGACTCCTTATTGTAGTCCACCACCTCATAATTGACGGCATCTCCTGGCGCATTATACTTAAAGACCTGGAAACACTCTTTGGACAGCTGAAGGCTGGACTGGAAATGAAACTTCCTGAAAAAACCGCCTCATACCAGGAATGGAGCCTGGGGCTTCAGGAATATGCCGCGGATCCCAAAGTCAGAAAGGATCTTGACTATTGGACGGCTATAAGAAAAAAGCCTCTTCGTAAGCTGCCTCTTGATTTTAAGCATAATGAGAACCTGGAAGCCAGTTCTGATGCACTTACAACTATATACGATAAATCCCAAACCTCACAGCTCCTCAATGAAATAAATGCAAAGTACCACACTAAAACCAATGAGATCCTCCTTTCGGCACTCCTGCTGACTTTTGCAGAATGGAGCGGACAAAACAGCCTGCTGCTTGACCTGGAAGGGCACGGAAGGGAGGACACTGGAAATAACCTCGACGTCTCCTATACCGTGGGCTGGTTTACCAGTGTGTTCCCGGTATGCCTCGAAACTATGAACCCCGGCGACATAGGCCTTACAATCTGCAGCGTAAAAGAAGAGCTCCGGAATATTCCCCAAAACGGCTTCAGCTGTCAGCTCCTTCAAAATGACGTTGAAAGGGAACTGTCTTCAGAAAACAAAATACTTCAAGCCCCGGAGATAATATTTAACTACCTGGGACAATTTGACCAGCTGAAAAGCCAGAGCACCATTTTTGAAATTGCCGCGGAGGACAAGGGAATTGAAAGAGGATTAAAAAATAAACGCTCCCATCTGTTGGAAATTTCTGCCCTTATTGTGGACGGATCCCTTAATGTGCAGTGGAATTACTCCGGAAAACACCATAGAAAAGAAACAATTCAAACTCTCTCCGGAATTTTTCTGTCCTCTGTCACCAGAATAATCAGCCATTGCCTCTCAAAGGAAAACGGCACATATACCCCTTCTGACTTCCAGGACGTTAAACTTAACACCGGTGAGCTTAAAGACATATTGTCAGAAATAAACGGAATTGGCGATGAATAA